A region from the Plasmodium chabaudi chabaudi complete apicoplast genome, isolate CB, DNA form A genome encodes:
- the rpoB gene encoding DNA-directed RNA polymerase subunit B (RpoB) produces the protein MIYLLYPNSIKNNYVISNLYLLLILEILYNLKYYILIINNSFKNDFNIIYFKLITLLTNININSIDTIQTINNLFKIILHLNFKFIFLKKNIRVNMLIFILPLIYNNTIILNGLYKTCIQLLKKNNKIFIIKFKKNNINIIYLYIYININLKLILEFNNTNIYCYLNNYKFNFIILLLYLNTNLNICIKSYNYVLKKIIIYNYLKFLMYNTYNIYNIILLKLFILKINNNILFLNDIFKIILNIKFNFIYYINYILDNIYNKKFYSVIEHLSFKCNIYINILKDQLLNFTKNLNINILLNNKKYINIILENININPLIQYSDQTNYLSEINQKFKINMVTTGLNSKLILNNNLRELPRNVLGYISLINTNEGLTCGLVNYLTINTNLNIKYKFTTYYKYLFYNKYNFKLILDIFDKNFYNIYFNKIYLKKNINFNKNIILTINKNTFKINNIIKNIIYIPFTYLLSFIENLIPFIHYNDSIRNLMSIKMHTQVVPILYPTLSSIITNYNFIINKYLNYSIVSYQEGIVIYVSYIKIIIRDIFNRQIIYYLNNFKKLNQNILLTYKPIVWVGERINIGKILAVNSNLLYSEYSLGNNLLVGYGSYLGYEYEDAVIINKKILYNNLYTSLHLNIYEVSLNIINNIPEICSINLPKLYNIHKKYLDKYGIIKEGTFLLPNTILVSKLIFMPFIFNNKSLVNIINFLFGSKLRIFKNKPVISTINDIGRIIKIEVLSNYLYNKVKNNNIYLKIRIYIGIQKYLQLGDKICNRHGHKGVISYINDINDMPYLNNKIQPDLFVSAIGIPSRINIGQILEGIYGLNSLYLNNRYIISNNLNNNYYNNYINSFNYYKYNYSNNFEFNKISYNYNKYFLKNPFTGHLIHNSVCLNNIYYYKLIHMVKDKLRYRFIGLYSELTQQPIKGNTKQGGQRFGEMEVWALEAFGASFLFKEFFTYKSDDIKSRKLLKNYLFNHNKIKNTFISETFKLIIKELQSLAINIETFCVYNDQNSNLIEKLPINIIY, from the coding sequence ATGATATATTTATTATATCCAAATAGTATAAAAAATAATTATGTTATATCTAATTTATATTTATTATTAATTTTAGAAATTTTATATAATTTAAAATATTATATATTAATAATAAATAATTCATTTAAAAATGATTTTAATATAATTTATTTTAAATTAATAACTTTATTAACAAATATAAATATAAATTCTATTGATACTATTCAAACTATTAATAATTTATTTAAAATTATTTTACATTTAAATTTTAAATTTATTTTTTTGAAAAAAAATATAAGAGTAAATATGTTAATTTTTATATTACCTTTAATATATAATAATACTATAATATTAAATGGTTTATATAAAACATGTATTCAATTATTAAAAAAAAATAATAAAATTTTTATAATAAAATTTAAAAAAAATAATATTAATATAATTTATTTATATATATATATAAATATTAATTTAAAATTAATATTAGAATTTAATAATACAAATATATATTGTTATTTAAATAATTATAAATTTAATTTTATAATTTTATTATTATATTTAAATACAAATTTAAATATATGTATAAAATCTTATAATTATGTATTAAAAAAAATAATTATATATAATTATTTAAAATTTTTAATGTATAATACATATAATATATATAATATTATTTTATTAAAATTATTTATTTTAAAAATAAATAATAATATTTTATTTTTAAATGATATTTTTAAAATAATATTAAATATAAAATTTAATTTTATATATTATATAAATTATATATTAGATAATATTTATAATAAAAAGTTTTATTCTGTAATTGAACATTTATCTTTTAAATGTAATATATATATAAATATCTTAAAAGATCAATTATTAAATTTTACAAAAAATTTAAACATTAATATTTTATTAAATAATAAAAAATATATAAATATTATTTTAGAAAATATAAATATAAACCCTTTAATTCAATATTCAGACCAAACAAATTATTTATCAGAAATTAATCAAAAATTTAAAATTAATATGGTAACTACAGGATTAAATTCTAAATTAATTTTAAATAACAATTTAAGAGAGTTACCTAGAAATGTATTAGGATATATAAGTTTAATAAATACTAATGAAGGGCTAACTTGTGGATTAGTAAATTATTTAACAATTAATACTAATTTGAATATAAAATATAAATTTACTACATATTATAAATATTTATTTTATAATAAATATAATTTTAAATTAATATTAGATATTTTTGATAAAAATTTTTATAATATTTATTTTAATAAAATTTATTTAAAAAAAAATATAAATTTTAATAAAAATATAATATTAACTATAAATAAAAATACATTTAAAATAAATAATATTATAAAAAATATTATTTATATTCCTTTTACATATTTATTATCTTTTATAGAAAATTTAATACCTTTTATTCATTATAACGATTCTATTAGAAATTTAATGAGTATAAAAATGCATACTCAGGTAGTACCTATTTTATATCCTACTTTGAGTAGTATTATTACAAATTATAATTTTATTATAAATAAATATTTAAATTATTCTATTGTATCTTATCAAGAAGGTATTGTTATTTATGTATCTTATATTAAAATAATTATAAGAGATATATTTAATAGACAAATAATTTATTATTTAAATAATTTTAAAAAATTAAATCAAAATATATTATTAACATATAAACCAATAGTATGGGTAGGTGAGAGGATAAATATCGGAAAAATATTAGCTGTAAATTCTAATTTATTATATAGTGAATATAGTTTAGGTAATAATTTATTAGTAGGATACGGTTCTTATTTAGGATATGAATATGAAGACGCAGTTATTATTAATAAAAAAATTTTATATAATAATTTATATACTTCTTTACATTTAAATATTTATGAAGTATCTTTAAATATTATTAATAATATACCTGAAATATGTAGTATAAATTTACCTAAATTATATAATATACATAAAAAATATTTAGATAAATATGGAATAATAAAAGAAGGTACTTTTTTATTACCAAATACTATTTTAGTATCTAAATTAATATTTATGCCTTTTATATTTAATAATAAAAGTTTAGTAAATATTATTAATTTTTTATTTGGTAGTAAATTAAGAATTTTTAAAAATAAACCTGTTATTTCTACAATTAATGATATAGGTAGAATTATTAAAATAGAAGTATTATCTAATTATTTATATAATAAAGTAAAAAATAATAATATATATTTAAAAATAAGAATTTATATAGGTATACAAAAATATTTACAATTAGGTGATAAAATTTGTAATAGACATGGTCATAAAGGAGTTATTTCTTATATTAATGATATTAATGATATGCCTTATTTAAACAATAAAATTCAACCTGATTTATTTGTAAGCGCTATTGGTATACCTTCTAGAATAAATATAGGTCAAATATTAGAAGGTATATATGGGTTAAATAGTTTATATTTAAATAATAGATATATAATATCTAATAATTTAAATAATAATTATTATAATAATTATATTAATAGTTTTAATTATTATAAATATAATTATAGTAATAATTTTGAATTTAATAAAATATCATATAATTATAATAAATATTTTTTAAAAAACCCATTTACTGGTCATTTAATACATAATAGTGTTTGTTTAAATAATATTTATTATTATAAATTAATACATATGGTAAAAGACAAATTAAGATATAGATTTATAGGGTTGTATTCAGAATTAACACAACAACCTATAAAAGGTAATACAAAACAAGGTGGTCAGAGATTTGGTGAAATGGAAGTGTGGGCATTAGAAGCTTTTGGAGCTTCATTTTTATTTAAAGAATTTTTTACATATAAATCAGATGATATTAAAAGTAGAAAATTATTAAAAAATTATTTATTTAATCATAATAAAATTAAAAACACATTTATATCTGAAACTTTTAAATTAATTATAAAAGAATTACAAAGTTTAGCTATAAATATAGAAACATTTTGTGTATATAATGATCAAAATTCAAATTTAATAGAAAAATTACCTATAAATATAATATATTAA